Proteins encoded within one genomic window of Haematobia irritans isolate KBUSLIRL chromosome 5, ASM5000362v1, whole genome shotgun sequence:
- the LOC142239153 gene encoding cytochrome P450 6g1-like, protein MVVFVSAVLCLIAVIAGYVWYKIQFSYWQRRRAVPSVPGKVFSGKLGDFLSFKTNFAYQLKTIYDDPEFVDQPVVGVYGLYRPSLLIRDPDLIKSILVRDFEYFRDRFRDMDLKSDPIGASGIFFTRYSLWKEVRSKLSPLFTTAKLKMMFGLIQNVAENMEQHLLKQTTRVQRVEMKDFCARYMTDIVATTLLGFQSNSVENPTEDLNMEIRRLTAFDVKLAINYVLCFFVPKLAKLYGAKLIHPETELFLKTSVTKAIEGRELSKEKRFDMIDLLVKLKKEAMEAGRNMIDVMNSLIAQAGVFVVGGFETSSTTMSNALLELAKHPEIQEKLKQEIRSTLNQVEGSKLSYEDINQFEYLDMIIHETLRLYPVFPILERVHKTPEGKNEPYSLKPYCDYTLPEDMTVFISVFGLNYDPKYWINPSKFDPERFSPANKDLLNSQVSLSFGMGPKNCIGIRLAMLQLKCGLIYLLKEHHVRLCEDTLLQPEFNAKSVVLQVKGGIHLEIVKD, encoded by the exons ATGGTGGTTTTCGTTTCGGCTGTATTGTGCTTGATTGCTGTGATTGCCGGTTATGTCTGGTATAAAATACAATTCAGCTATTGGCAGAGGCGTAGGGCAGTGCCCAGTGTTCCGGGCAAAGTATTCAGTGGAAAATTAGGTGATTTTCTTAGCTTCAAGACAAATTTCGCTTATCAGTTGAAAACGATATACGATGATCCAGAGTTCGTTGACCAACCAGTGGTtggggtatatggtctctatcgcCCAAGTTTACTTATCCGTGATCCAGATCTCATTAAATCGATATTAGTAAgagattttgaatattttcgtgaTCGTTTTCGTGATATGGATTTGAAAAGTGATCCCATAGGAGCTAGTGGAATATTCTTCACCCGATATTCCTTGTGGAAGGAGGTACGTTCGAAATTGAGTCCCCTCTTTACAACGGCCAAATTGAAAATGATGTTTGGCCTCATACAAAATGTGGCCGAAAATATGGAACAGCATTTGTTGAAGCAGACCACAAGGGTTCAACGAGTGGAAATGAAAGATTTTTGTGCCCGTTACATGACCGATATTGTGGCCACTACACTCTTGGGTTTCCAATCGAATTCGGTGGAAAATCCCACCGAAGATTTGAACATGGAGATACGAAGATTGACAGCGTTCGatgtgaaattggctataaactaTGTTCTCTGCTTTTTCGTTCCCAAATTGGCTAAGCTCTATGGTGCGAAATTAATACATCCCGAAACGGAGCTATTTTTGAAAACTTCCGTTACCAAGGCAATCGAGGGTAGAGAGCTTAGTAAAGAGAAACGTTTCGATATGATCGATTTATTGGTCAAACTTAAAAAAGAAGCCATGGAAGCGGGAAGAAATATGATTGATGTCATGAACTCTTTGATAGCTCAAGCTGGTGTTTTTGTGGTAGGAGGTTTCGAAACATCATCGACTACTATGTCCAATGCTCTATTGGAATTGGCCAAGCACCCAGAAATACAGGAAAAACTGAAGCAGGAAATACGCTCAACACTAAATCAAGTTGAAGGCTCTAAACTATCCTATGAGGATATCAATCAATTCGAATATCTCGATATGATTATCCATGAGACTCTGCGATTATATCCTGTCTTTCCCATCTTGGAAAGGGTTCACAAGACCCCTGAGGGGAAAAATGAACCATATTCCCTTAAGCCATATTGTGATTATACCTTACCAGAGGATATGACAGTATTTATATCGGTATTTGGTTTAAACTATGATCCAAAG TATTGGATCAATCCCTCTAAATTTGATCCCGAACGTTTTTCACCGGCAAACAAAGATCTATTGAATTCACAAGTTTCTTTGTCTTTTGGTATGGGTCCCAAAAATTGCATTGGCATTCGTTTGGCCATGTTACAATTGAAGTGTGGCCTCATCTATCTGCTGAAAGAGCATCATGTGCGATTGTGTGAAGATACTCTATTGCAACCTGAATTCAATGCCAAATCTGTTGTACTTCAAGTGAAGGGTGGCATTCATTTGGAAATAGTTAAAGATTAA